One genomic window of Arachis hypogaea cultivar Tifrunner chromosome 8, arahy.Tifrunner.gnm2.J5K5, whole genome shotgun sequence includes the following:
- the LOC112705819 gene encoding uncharacterized protein isoform X8, with the protein MDTRRRMRLEPKKAQTGAHDDDHHHRAEMRESLAQGKGRASSKERKLALQQDVERLKKKLRDEENIHRALQRAFNRPLGALPRLPPYLPPNTLGLLAEVAVLEEEIARLEEQVMHFRQDLYQEAVYTSSSKMKMDHSSRLVKLKSPSPTITLPEDRQGKENQSCSNSHKNTKQFNSKTKTTKTPINTLPLHNKPWHRPKRQQELRVNDQPMAEPTDHEESPNIISENILKCLSSILLRMSTVKYPDSTAGMLRDPKSRNCTKETWFQDPYGTCLEFGEMDIGPYKQFRAIEAESFSPKRTANSLFLQHRLKLLLRKLSSVNLENLNHQEKLAFWINIYNSCMMNAFNEHGLPESPETVVALMHKTTINVGGHLLSATTIEHCILRLPYHWKLTSKGAKNHEMTVRSIYGLELSEPLVTFALSCGTWSSPAVRVYTASQVENQLEAAKREYLQAAVGISTSKFAIPKLLDWYLLDFAKDLESLLDWICLQLPSEIGKEAIKFLENRKTEPLLQFVQIMPYEFSFRYLLCT; encoded by the exons ATGGACACGAGAAGGAGGATGAGATTAGAGCCTAAGAAAGCTCAGACAGGAGCACATGATGATGATCATCATCATAGA GCAGAGATGCGGGAAAGTTTGGCACAAGGAAAAGGCAGAGCAAGCAGCAAGGAGAGAAAATTGGCCTTGCAACAAGAC GTggagaggttgaagaagaagcttaggGACGAAGAGAACATCCACAGGGCATTGCAGAGAGCTTTCAACAGACCCTTGGGTGCTCTCCCTCGTCTTCCTCCCTATCTCCCTCCCAAT ACCCTGGGACTTCTTGCGGAGGTGGCGGTGCTGGAGGAAGAAATTGCAAGGCTTGAAGAGCAGGTGATGCATTTCAGGCAGGACTTGTATCAAGAAGCTGTATATACATCATCCTCCAAGATGAAAATGGATCATTCATCTCGTTTAGTTAAATTGAAGTCTCCTTCCCCAACAATTACACTTCCCG AGGATAGGCAAGGAAAAGAGAACCAGTCATGTAGTAAttctcacaagaacaccaagcaGTTCAATTCTAAAACTAAAACAACAAAAACTCCTATTAATACACTTCCCCTCCACAACAAACCATGGCATCGTCCAAAGAGACAG CAAGAACTAAGAGTGAATGACCAGCCAATGGCAGAACCAACAGATCATGAAGAAAGTCCAAACATAATCTCTGAAAATATTCTCAAGTGCTTATCAAGCATTCTTTTGAGAATGAGTACTGTCAAGTATCCGGATTCTACAGCTGGCATGTTGCGAGATCCGAAATCTCGAAACTGTACTAAAGAAACATGGTTTCAGGATCCATATGGTACATGTTTAGAATTTGGAGAGATGGATATTGGTCCGTACAAGCAATTCCGTGCAATTGAAGCTGAATCCTTCAGTCCAAAACGAACTGCTAATTCTTTGTTTCTGCAGCATCGATTGAA GCTTCTTTTGAGGAAACTTTCCTCTGTCAACTTAGAGAATCTCAATCATCAGGAGAAGCTTGCATTCTGGATCAACATATATAACTCTTGTATGATGAAT GCATTCAATGAGCACGGCTTACCGGAGAGTCCCGAAACAGTTGTTGCATTGATGCACAAG ACAACAATAAATGTGGGTGGACACTTGCTAAGCGCAACAACGATAGAGCATTGCATTCTAAGGCTTCCTTATCATTGGAAATTG ACATCAAAGGGAGCGAAGAATCATGAAATGACAGTAAGAAGCATATATGGATTGGAATTATCAGAACCCTTGGTGACATTTGCTCTCTCATGTGGAACTTGGTCCTCTCCTGCT GTCAGAGTTTACACAGCATCACAGGTCGAGAACCAACTCGAAGCAGCGAAAAGAGAATACTTGCAGGCTGCAGTTGGAATTTCAACTTCAAAGTTTGCTATCCCAAAGCTGCTAGATTGGTACTTACTGGACTTTGCAAAAGACTTGGAATCTTTGCTGGATTGGATATGCCTCCAATTACCAAGCGAAATAGGGAAAGAAGCCATTAAGTTCCTTGAGAATAGAAAAACCGAACCCCTCTTACAATTTGTACAAATTATGCCATATGAGTTTAGTTTTAGATACTTGCTATGCACATAA
- the LOC112705819 gene encoding uncharacterized protein isoform X9 — protein sequence MDTRRRMRLEPKKAQTGAHDDDHHHRVERLKKKLRDEENIHRALQRAFNRPLGALPRLPPYLPPNTLGLLAEVAVLEEEIARLEEQVMHFRQDLYQEAVYTSSSKMKMDHSSRLVKLKSPSPTITLPEDRQGKENQSCSNSHKNTKQFNSKTKTTKTPINTLPLHNKPWHRPKRQTVQQELRVNDQPMAEPTDHEESPNIISENILKCLSSILLRMSTVKYPDSTAGMLRDPKSRNCTKETWFQDPYGTCLEFGEMDIGPYKQFRAIEAESFSPKRTANSLFLQHRLKLLLRKLSSVNLENLNHQEKLAFWINIYNSCMMNAFNEHGLPESPETVVALMHKTTINVGGHLLSATTIEHCILRLPYHWKLLNSKQTSKGAKNHEMTVRSIYGLELSEPLVTFALSCGTWSSPAVRVYTASQVENQLEAAKREYLQAAVGISTSKFAIPKLLDWYLLDFAKDLESLLDWICLQLPSEIGKEAIKFLENRKTEPLLQFVQIMPYEFSFRYLLCT from the exons ATGGACACGAGAAGGAGGATGAGATTAGAGCCTAAGAAAGCTCAGACAGGAGCACATGATGATGATCATCATCATAGA GTggagaggttgaagaagaagcttaggGACGAAGAGAACATCCACAGGGCATTGCAGAGAGCTTTCAACAGACCCTTGGGTGCTCTCCCTCGTCTTCCTCCCTATCTCCCTCCCAAT ACCCTGGGACTTCTTGCGGAGGTGGCGGTGCTGGAGGAAGAAATTGCAAGGCTTGAAGAGCAGGTGATGCATTTCAGGCAGGACTTGTATCAAGAAGCTGTATATACATCATCCTCCAAGATGAAAATGGATCATTCATCTCGTTTAGTTAAATTGAAGTCTCCTTCCCCAACAATTACACTTCCCG AGGATAGGCAAGGAAAAGAGAACCAGTCATGTAGTAAttctcacaagaacaccaagcaGTTCAATTCTAAAACTAAAACAACAAAAACTCCTATTAATACACTTCCCCTCCACAACAAACCATGGCATCGTCCAAAGAGACAG ACTGTGCAGCAAGAACTAAGAGTGAATGACCAGCCAATGGCAGAACCAACAGATCATGAAGAAAGTCCAAACATAATCTCTGAAAATATTCTCAAGTGCTTATCAAGCATTCTTTTGAGAATGAGTACTGTCAAGTATCCGGATTCTACAGCTGGCATGTTGCGAGATCCGAAATCTCGAAACTGTACTAAAGAAACATGGTTTCAGGATCCATATGGTACATGTTTAGAATTTGGAGAGATGGATATTGGTCCGTACAAGCAATTCCGTGCAATTGAAGCTGAATCCTTCAGTCCAAAACGAACTGCTAATTCTTTGTTTCTGCAGCATCGATTGAA GCTTCTTTTGAGGAAACTTTCCTCTGTCAACTTAGAGAATCTCAATCATCAGGAGAAGCTTGCATTCTGGATCAACATATATAACTCTTGTATGATGAAT GCATTCAATGAGCACGGCTTACCGGAGAGTCCCGAAACAGTTGTTGCATTGATGCACAAG ACAACAATAAATGTGGGTGGACACTTGCTAAGCGCAACAACGATAGAGCATTGCATTCTAAGGCTTCCTTATCATTGGAAATTG CTGAATTCTAAACAGACATCAAAGGGAGCGAAGAATCATGAAATGACAGTAAGAAGCATATATGGATTGGAATTATCAGAACCCTTGGTGACATTTGCTCTCTCATGTGGAACTTGGTCCTCTCCTGCT GTCAGAGTTTACACAGCATCACAGGTCGAGAACCAACTCGAAGCAGCGAAAAGAGAATACTTGCAGGCTGCAGTTGGAATTTCAACTTCAAAGTTTGCTATCCCAAAGCTGCTAGATTGGTACTTACTGGACTTTGCAAAAGACTTGGAATCTTTGCTGGATTGGATATGCCTCCAATTACCAAGCGAAATAGGGAAAGAAGCCATTAAGTTCCTTGAGAATAGAAAAACCGAACCCCTCTTACAATTTGTACAAATTATGCCATATGAGTTTAGTTTTAGATACTTGCTATGCACATAA
- the LOC112705819 gene encoding uncharacterized protein isoform X6, with protein sequence MDTRRRMRLEPKKAQTGAHDDDHHHRAEMRESLAQGKGRASSKERKLALQQDVERLKKKLRDEENIHRALQRAFNRPLGALPRLPPYLPPNTLGLLAEVAVLEEEIARLEEQVMHFRQDLYQEAVYTSSSKMKMDHSSRLVKLKSPSPTITLPEDRQGKENQSCSNSHKNTKQFNSKTKTTKTPINTLPLHNKPWHRPKRQQELRVNDQPMAEPTDHEESPNIISENILKCLSSILLRMSTVKYPDSTAGMLRDPKSRNCTKETWFQDPYGTCLEFGEMDIGPYKQFRAIEAESFSPKRTANSLFLQHRLKLLLRKLSSVNLENLNHQEKLAFWINIYNSCMMNAFNEHGLPESPETVVALMHKTTINVGGHLLSATTIEHCILRLPYHWKLLNSKQTSKGAKNHEMTVRSIYGLELSEPLVTFALSCGTWSSPAVRVYTASQVENQLEAAKREYLQAAVGISTSKFAIPKLLDWYLLDFAKDLESLLDWICLQLPSEIGKEAIKFLENRKTEPLLQFVQIMPYEFSFRYLLCT encoded by the exons ATGGACACGAGAAGGAGGATGAGATTAGAGCCTAAGAAAGCTCAGACAGGAGCACATGATGATGATCATCATCATAGA GCAGAGATGCGGGAAAGTTTGGCACAAGGAAAAGGCAGAGCAAGCAGCAAGGAGAGAAAATTGGCCTTGCAACAAGAC GTggagaggttgaagaagaagcttaggGACGAAGAGAACATCCACAGGGCATTGCAGAGAGCTTTCAACAGACCCTTGGGTGCTCTCCCTCGTCTTCCTCCCTATCTCCCTCCCAAT ACCCTGGGACTTCTTGCGGAGGTGGCGGTGCTGGAGGAAGAAATTGCAAGGCTTGAAGAGCAGGTGATGCATTTCAGGCAGGACTTGTATCAAGAAGCTGTATATACATCATCCTCCAAGATGAAAATGGATCATTCATCTCGTTTAGTTAAATTGAAGTCTCCTTCCCCAACAATTACACTTCCCG AGGATAGGCAAGGAAAAGAGAACCAGTCATGTAGTAAttctcacaagaacaccaagcaGTTCAATTCTAAAACTAAAACAACAAAAACTCCTATTAATACACTTCCCCTCCACAACAAACCATGGCATCGTCCAAAGAGACAG CAAGAACTAAGAGTGAATGACCAGCCAATGGCAGAACCAACAGATCATGAAGAAAGTCCAAACATAATCTCTGAAAATATTCTCAAGTGCTTATCAAGCATTCTTTTGAGAATGAGTACTGTCAAGTATCCGGATTCTACAGCTGGCATGTTGCGAGATCCGAAATCTCGAAACTGTACTAAAGAAACATGGTTTCAGGATCCATATGGTACATGTTTAGAATTTGGAGAGATGGATATTGGTCCGTACAAGCAATTCCGTGCAATTGAAGCTGAATCCTTCAGTCCAAAACGAACTGCTAATTCTTTGTTTCTGCAGCATCGATTGAA GCTTCTTTTGAGGAAACTTTCCTCTGTCAACTTAGAGAATCTCAATCATCAGGAGAAGCTTGCATTCTGGATCAACATATATAACTCTTGTATGATGAAT GCATTCAATGAGCACGGCTTACCGGAGAGTCCCGAAACAGTTGTTGCATTGATGCACAAG ACAACAATAAATGTGGGTGGACACTTGCTAAGCGCAACAACGATAGAGCATTGCATTCTAAGGCTTCCTTATCATTGGAAATTG CTGAATTCTAAACAGACATCAAAGGGAGCGAAGAATCATGAAATGACAGTAAGAAGCATATATGGATTGGAATTATCAGAACCCTTGGTGACATTTGCTCTCTCATGTGGAACTTGGTCCTCTCCTGCT GTCAGAGTTTACACAGCATCACAGGTCGAGAACCAACTCGAAGCAGCGAAAAGAGAATACTTGCAGGCTGCAGTTGGAATTTCAACTTCAAAGTTTGCTATCCCAAAGCTGCTAGATTGGTACTTACTGGACTTTGCAAAAGACTTGGAATCTTTGCTGGATTGGATATGCCTCCAATTACCAAGCGAAATAGGGAAAGAAGCCATTAAGTTCCTTGAGAATAGAAAAACCGAACCCCTCTTACAATTTGTACAAATTATGCCATATGAGTTTAGTTTTAGATACTTGCTATGCACATAA